Part of the Rhodobacteraceae bacterium M385 genome is shown below.
GCCGCAATGGGCTGGAGGCCGAGAACCTCTCGGATCTCATCGCGACAGCTGCCGCTGATCCAGAGGCGCTGGCCTATGGCACGTCGGGTGTTGGGACGCCGGGCCACTTGGCGATGGAATATCTGCTAGATATCGCCGGTGTCGAGATGCTGCACATCCCTTATCAGGGCAATACGCCGTTGATGAACGACGCCCTTGGCGGCCACGTCGATGTGGCGCTTCTGACAACGCCGGGCGCGGCGGAACAAGTGCGGGCAGGGGGCATCGTGGCCTACGCCGTATCCTCGCCTGACCGCTCGCCGTTGATGGAAGAAGTGCCTACAGTTTCCGAATCTGGGTTTGAAGGCTATTCCGCAACTTTGTGGAACCTTCTGGTCACGCCCGAAGGCACGCCCGCCGATGTTCAAGCGACACTTTCTGACGCTCTGAACGCTGCGATGCGTGATCCTGAAGTGTTGGAAAACTACGCCGCAGCAGGCCTGTCGCCGTCTCAGACAACACCGGAGGAAGCGACGTCCTTCCATCAAGCCAACCGTGAACAATGGTCTGGCGTGATTGAGCAACTGGGCATTGCCGAATAATCTAGGTTGCGGGGCCATCTTAGCGGGTGGCCCCCAATCCTTTCGCCATGGGTCGCTGCCCTTTCAGGGG
Proteins encoded:
- a CDS encoding tripartite tricarboxylate transporter substrate binding protein, with product MSNQIKITLGRTAAALAVGGLAILSAGAVAAQEFPNQPVTLVVGFPPGGSTDVVARILAEHMTETLGQPVVVENRPGAGGTVGIGHVAASEPDGYTLGVSGVGASILIDAMGREPGYDFDSELDVIGVMGTLGLVIAGRNGLEAENLSDLIATAAADPEALAYGTSGVGTPGHLAMEYLLDIAGVEMLHIPYQGNTPLMNDALGGHVDVALLTTPGAAEQVRAGGIVAYAVSSPDRSPLMEEVPTVSESGFEGYSATLWNLLVTPEGTPADVQATLSDALNAAMRDPEVLENYAAAGLSPSQTTPEEATSFHQANREQWSGVIEQLGIAE